From the genome of Carassius gibelio isolate Cgi1373 ecotype wild population from Czech Republic chromosome B10, carGib1.2-hapl.c, whole genome shotgun sequence, one region includes:
- the ucp3 gene encoding mitochondrial uncoupling protein 3 produces MVGIKPADLPPTAAIKFFGAGTAACFADLITFPLDTAKVRLQIQGESTAASGSAVVKYHGVFGTINTMVRTEGARSLYNGLVAGLQRQMSFASVRIGLYDSMKQFYTRGSENANIVTRLMAGCTTGAMAVAFAQPTDVVKVRFQAQVRESDGLKRYNGTMDAYRTIARDEGVRGLWKGCMPNITRNAIVNCAELVTYDIIKELILKYDLMTDNLPCHFTAAFGAGFCTTIVASPVDVVKTRFMNSTASQYRSALNCALTMLTKEGPKAFYKGFVPSFLRLGSWNIVMFVSYEQIKRGLTRMQSSWESPF; encoded by the exons ATGGTTGGAATCAAACCTGCCGACCTGCCACCAACTGCTGCTATCAAGTTTTTTGGAGCTGGTACAGCAGCATGTTTTGCCGATCTGATCACTTTCCCACTAGACACAGCAAAAGTGAGACTTCAG ATCCAGGGAGAGTCTACAGCTGCTTCAGGGTCAGCTGTGGTGAAATATCATGGAGTATTTGGCACCATCAACACAATGGTGCGTACAGAGGGTGCGAGGAGTCTGTACAATGGCCTGGTGGCAGGACTGCAACGACAAATGAGCTTTGCATCCGTTCGTATCGGTCTTTATGACTCAATGAAGCAATTCTACACCAGAGGATCTGAGA ATGCAAATATTGTTACTCGCCTAATGGCTGGCTGCACCACTGGTGCCATGGCTGTCGCGTTTGCACAGCCCACAGATGTTGTAAAAGTGCGTTTTCAGGCTCAAGTGCGTGAATCTGACGGATTAAAGAGATACAATGGCACAATGGATGCATATCGGACTATTGCACGTGATGAGGGTGTTCGGGGGCTTTGGAAGG GCTGCATGCCAAACATCACAAGGAATGCGATTGTAAACTGCGCCGAGCTGGTCACTTACGACATTATCAAGGAACTCATATTAAAATATGACCTCATGACAG ATAACCTACCCTGCCACTTTACCGCTGCATTTGGAGCTGGTTTCTGCACCACAATTGTGGCGTCTCCAGTAGATGTAGTAAAGACCCGCTTCATGAACTCAACTGCAAGCCAGTACAGAAGTGCACTAAACTGTGCCCTCACTATGCTGACCAAAGAGGGACCAAAAGCTTTCTATAAGGG CTTTGTGCCCTCCTTCCTACGCTTGGGATCCTGGAACATTGTGATGTTTGTCTCCTATGAGCAAATCAAGAGAGGTCTGACTAGAATGCAGAGCTCATGGGAGTCACCTTTCTGA